In Candidatus Oleimmundimicrobium sp., the genomic window TCAGGCATTGTCGTGTTCTCTTCAAGCAAAGCGCTTGTGTCGACCGCAGTAGTATCGACCGCGTCCTGAAGTCCCTTCAGCTCTGTCGGCCTGTAAAACTTGGCCATCAAAACGCCCACCGTCAAAAAGACGACAGTCAGACCGATAGTAACCCAGGTAAGGAAGTCGCCTGTTTTCGTGCCTAAAAGGCTGTTCGAGCCTGCGCCGCCGAAGGCCGCCCCAAGTCCGCC contains:
- the secG gene encoding preprotein translocase subunit SecG: MSLLLAKVPVIMMLVGVVWFIAALFLILLILIQKGKGGGLGAAFGGAGSNSLLGTKTGDFLTWVTIGLTVVFLTVGVLMAKFYRPTELKGLQDAVDTTAVDTSALLEENTTMPEEPAQEAAPQAETTE